A single genomic interval of Arthrobacter methylotrophus harbors:
- a CDS encoding oxidoreductase, producing the protein MPQRVAFVTGASTGIGFEAAIKLSKAGMVVYAGARRVEKMEPLKAHGIKVLPLDVTVEASMKAAVDLVLAEQGRIDVLVNNAGYGSYGSLEEVPLDEGRRQFEVNVFGLARMSQLVIPAMRAAGSGRIINVSSIGGKMYEPLGAWYHATKFAVEGLSDSLRLELKPYGIDVAIIEPAGTDTEWGTIAGESLLTVSGQGPYREQAGVVAAALASTSGTALSTHPRIVAGAIAHAASARRPRTRYPVGRGAWTILALRRVLPDRAFDMVFWNAYKRFAA; encoded by the coding sequence ATGCCGCAACGCGTCGCATTTGTCACAGGTGCGTCAACCGGAATCGGATTCGAGGCCGCCATCAAGCTCAGCAAAGCAGGGATGGTGGTCTATGCGGGAGCGCGGAGGGTCGAGAAGATGGAGCCCCTCAAAGCCCACGGGATCAAGGTGTTGCCCCTGGACGTAACGGTGGAAGCCTCCATGAAGGCCGCCGTGGACCTTGTCCTGGCCGAGCAGGGTCGGATTGACGTACTGGTCAACAACGCCGGATACGGGTCCTACGGCTCCTTGGAGGAGGTACCGCTCGACGAGGGGCGGCGTCAGTTCGAGGTAAACGTCTTCGGTCTCGCGCGGATGTCCCAGCTGGTGATTCCCGCGATGCGCGCCGCAGGATCAGGCAGGATCATCAACGTGTCCTCGATCGGCGGCAAGATGTATGAACCCTTGGGAGCGTGGTACCACGCAACCAAGTTCGCCGTCGAAGGCCTCAGTGACTCGCTGCGGCTCGAGCTGAAGCCGTATGGCATCGACGTGGCCATCATCGAGCCCGCCGGAACCGACACGGAGTGGGGAACCATCGCCGGAGAGAGCCTGTTGACGGTCTCCGGACAGGGACCTTACCGGGAGCAGGCAGGGGTCGTCGCTGCCGCTTTGGCGTCGACGTCTGGCACGGCATTGTCGACACACCCGCGGATCGTGGCGGGTGCCATTGCGCATGCCGCAAGTGCCCGCCGTCCACGGACCCGGTACCCGGTGGGCAGGGGAGCCTGGACCATCTTGGCGTTGCGGCGGGTGCTCCCGGACCGGGCCTTCGACATGGTCTTCTGGAACGCCTACAAGCGTTTTGCCGCCTAG
- the epsC gene encoding serine O-acetyltransferase EpsC, producing MSFFARLVEDLEAARSHDPAARGSFENFFAYSGLHAIWAHRLTHKLWQNPDLRFPARLISQLARFLTGIEIHPGATIGRRFFIDHGMGVVIGETAEIGEDVMIYHGVTLGGRSLAKVKRHPTIGDRVTIGAGAKVLGPITIGADSAVGANAVVVKDAPPESIITGVPATWRHRDAKSETKPAVDPAEYYIEYRI from the coding sequence GTGAGCTTCTTCGCAAGACTAGTGGAGGACCTCGAGGCCGCCCGGTCACATGACCCGGCGGCCCGAGGCTCCTTTGAGAACTTTTTCGCGTATTCCGGACTGCACGCCATCTGGGCGCACCGCTTGACGCACAAATTGTGGCAGAACCCTGATCTCCGTTTCCCGGCACGGCTCATTTCGCAGCTTGCCCGGTTTCTGACCGGCATCGAGATTCACCCTGGCGCGACCATCGGCCGCCGGTTCTTCATTGACCACGGCATGGGTGTGGTGATCGGTGAGACCGCTGAAATAGGCGAAGACGTCATGATCTACCACGGCGTGACTCTGGGCGGCCGCTCACTGGCCAAGGTCAAGCGCCACCCCACCATCGGAGACCGGGTCACCATCGGAGCCGGGGCGAAGGTGCTTGGCCCCATCACAATCGGTGCGGACAGTGCGGTAGGCGCCAACGCCGTCGTGGTCAAAGACGCACCGCCTGAGTCGATCATTACCGGTGTTCCCGCAACATGGCGGCACCGCGATGCCAAGAGCGAAACCAAACCGGCCGTCGACCCCGCCGAGTACTACATCGAGTACCGGATCTAG
- the cysK gene encoding cysteine synthase A: MARIYDDVTQLIGGTPLVRLNRLTEGLDATVAVKLEFYNPANSVKDRIGVAIVDAAEKSGALKPGGTIVEGTSGNTGIALALVGAARGYKVILTMPETMSTERRVMLRAYGAEIVLTPGSEGMRGAVEKAQEIVANTENSVWAQQFANEANPEIHRTTTAEEIWADTDGGVDIFVGGVGTGGTITGVGQVLKERKPGIQIVAVEPKDSPILNGGAPGPHKIQGLGANFVPEILDTNVYDEVLDATLEDSVATARALGTKEGILGGISAGAAVWGALELAKRPENKDKLIVAIVPDFGERYISTVLFDDIRG, encoded by the coding sequence ATGGCACGGATCTACGACGACGTCACCCAGCTGATCGGCGGAACCCCCCTGGTCCGCTTGAACCGGCTCACCGAAGGCTTGGATGCCACGGTTGCCGTGAAGCTGGAGTTCTACAACCCCGCCAACAGCGTGAAGGACCGGATCGGCGTGGCCATCGTTGATGCCGCCGAGAAGTCCGGCGCGCTGAAGCCTGGCGGCACCATCGTCGAAGGAACTTCCGGCAACACCGGCATCGCGTTGGCCTTGGTTGGCGCTGCTCGCGGTTACAAGGTCATCTTGACCATGCCGGAAACCATGTCCACCGAGCGCCGCGTCATGCTGCGCGCCTACGGTGCCGAGATTGTCCTGACCCCCGGCTCGGAGGGCATGCGCGGCGCCGTCGAAAAGGCCCAGGAGATCGTGGCCAACACGGAGAATTCCGTCTGGGCCCAGCAGTTCGCCAACGAGGCGAACCCGGAAATCCACCGCACCACCACTGCCGAGGAAATCTGGGCGGACACCGACGGCGGAGTGGACATCTTCGTCGGCGGCGTCGGGACGGGCGGTACGATCACCGGCGTCGGGCAAGTGCTGAAGGAGCGCAAACCCGGAATCCAGATCGTGGCCGTGGAGCCCAAGGACTCCCCTATCCTGAACGGCGGCGCCCCCGGGCCGCACAAGATCCAGGGCCTCGGTGCGAACTTCGTTCCGGAAATCCTGGACACCAACGTGTACGACGAGGTCCTCGACGCAACCCTCGAGGACTCCGTTGCCACAGCGCGCGCCCTTGGCACCAAGGAAGGCATCCTTGGCGGAATCTCGGCCGGCGCGGCTGTCTGGGGTGCCCTGGAACTGGCGAAGCGTCCGGAGAACAAGGACAAGCTCATCGTGGCAATCGTTCCCGACTTCGGCGAACGTTACATCTCCACCGTGCTTTTTGACGATATCCGCGGCTGA
- the msrA gene encoding peptide-methionine (S)-S-oxide reductase MsrA, with protein MKTFVLGGGCFWCLDAVYQKTKGVSSVVSGYTGGHIRNPDYYDVCSGMTGHAEVVAVTFDDDIIPADIILDMFFALHDPTTLNRQGYDVGTQYRSSMFYSTTEEKILFEEAILRNQELWSKPIVTEVSRLPVFYEAESIHQDYYAKFPEQGYCQVIINPKLAKARKYYSSWLRA; from the coding sequence ATGAAAACTTTTGTACTTGGTGGAGGCTGCTTCTGGTGCCTTGATGCTGTCTATCAGAAGACCAAGGGCGTCAGTTCCGTGGTCTCCGGATACACGGGCGGACACATCCGCAACCCCGACTACTACGATGTCTGCTCCGGCATGACCGGCCATGCGGAGGTTGTCGCCGTCACTTTCGATGACGACATCATCCCCGCAGACATCATCCTCGACATGTTCTTTGCCCTGCACGATCCCACCACGCTCAACCGCCAGGGCTACGACGTTGGAACCCAATACCGTTCCTCGATGTTCTATAGCACCACGGAAGAGAAGATCCTCTTCGAGGAAGCCATCCTCCGGAACCAGGAACTGTGGTCCAAGCCGATTGTGACCGAGGTCAGCAGGCTGCCGGTCTTCTACGAAGCCGAATCCATCCACCAGGACTACTACGCCAAATTCCCGGAGCAAGGCTATTGTCAGGTGATCATCAATCCCAAGCTCGCCAAGGCCCGGAAATATTACTCCTCGTGGCTCCGCGCGTAG
- a CDS encoding Nif3-like dinuclear metal center hexameric protein yields the protein MEAVNTAVADTGSGKEPEDGAAGTSRTSTPTLGQVLLAVEELWPESLAEDWDEVGLVVGRPTATVTKIMFAVDPTLAAIEEAIEWGAELLVTHHPLLLKGVTSVAATSAKGLAVHRLIESGTGLLTVHTNGDSAVGGVSDVLADAFGLDNVVPLAPAAHGLPEEGIGRVGDLPELMTLGEFAARVFEILPSVAGGVRVAGDKDGLVRRVAVCGGAGDSLFDAVRTSQADIYVTADMRHHPASEAREAAVDGRPYLVDVSHFASEWLWLPAAAEALGNVLADQGHDVEIRVASTNSDPWDFILTPG from the coding sequence ATGGAAGCTGTGAACACCGCGGTTGCAGATACAGGATCCGGGAAAGAACCGGAAGACGGTGCAGCCGGAACTTCAAGAACCAGTACCCCCACCCTCGGCCAGGTCTTATTGGCGGTGGAGGAGCTCTGGCCGGAGTCACTCGCAGAGGACTGGGACGAGGTTGGGCTGGTTGTCGGACGCCCCACCGCCACCGTCACCAAGATCATGTTTGCCGTGGATCCCACCCTGGCCGCCATCGAGGAAGCCATTGAATGGGGTGCCGAACTCCTCGTCACGCACCATCCCCTGCTCCTCAAAGGCGTCACCTCCGTTGCCGCCACGAGTGCCAAGGGCCTTGCCGTCCATCGGCTCATAGAGTCGGGTACCGGGCTGCTGACGGTTCACACCAACGGGGACTCAGCCGTGGGGGGTGTCTCCGACGTGCTTGCCGACGCCTTCGGGCTCGACAACGTTGTACCGCTGGCCCCCGCGGCCCACGGCTTGCCGGAAGAAGGCATCGGACGGGTGGGAGACCTCCCCGAACTCATGACCCTCGGAGAGTTCGCTGCGCGCGTATTCGAGATCCTGCCCTCGGTGGCCGGTGGCGTGCGGGTTGCCGGAGACAAAGACGGACTGGTCAGGCGCGTGGCCGTTTGCGGTGGTGCCGGAGACAGTCTCTTCGACGCTGTTCGCACCAGCCAAGCGGACATCTACGTCACCGCGGACATGCGCCACCACCCGGCGTCCGAAGCACGCGAAGCAGCCGTCGACGGCAGGCCGTACCTCGTTGATGTTTCGCACTTCGCGAGTGAATGGCTGTGGTTGCCCGCGGCGGCCGAAGCGCTCGGCAACGTGCTCGCGGACCAAGGGCACGACGTCGAGATCCGGGTCGCTTCCACCAACAGCGATCCCTGGGACTTCATTCTGACTCCCGGCTAA
- a CDS encoding zinc ribbon domain-containing protein → MAKAAPAEQLKLLELQGLDAKLKSLASRRRTLENDPRITDLQDALGVANGALGAAKLAVHDAEAELRRSEADVEQVASRIERDEARLNSGTGLSKDLVALQSDIASLNKRRSDLEDVELEILERLDVLRERQAAQQQIVDDIQGSFSGIRSDLDAAIAEIVAEETEVRAQRTGFAEGLDAGMLAIYEKTLAKRGVGAARLFHGKSEGSGMTLSPGDLAEVKAAAEDDIVFCPDSGCILVRSAEWN, encoded by the coding sequence GTGGCCAAGGCAGCACCGGCGGAACAGTTGAAATTGCTCGAACTGCAGGGGTTGGATGCGAAGCTCAAATCCTTGGCCAGCCGCCGTCGTACTTTGGAGAACGATCCCCGCATCACCGATCTCCAGGACGCCCTCGGTGTGGCCAACGGGGCCCTCGGGGCGGCGAAGCTCGCGGTCCACGACGCCGAAGCCGAGCTGCGCAGGTCAGAGGCTGACGTCGAGCAAGTGGCTAGCCGTATTGAGCGGGACGAAGCCAGGCTGAACAGCGGCACCGGACTCTCCAAGGATCTCGTGGCGTTGCAGAGCGATATTGCCTCTCTGAACAAGCGCCGCTCGGACCTCGAGGATGTCGAGCTGGAAATCCTCGAGCGACTCGACGTGCTCAGGGAGCGGCAGGCGGCCCAACAGCAGATCGTCGATGACATCCAAGGTTCCTTCTCCGGGATCCGCTCCGATCTCGACGCCGCGATCGCCGAGATCGTCGCTGAAGAGACGGAGGTGCGCGCTCAGCGGACCGGCTTCGCCGAAGGGCTCGACGCCGGGATGCTGGCTATCTATGAAAAGACCCTTGCCAAGCGCGGGGTGGGTGCTGCCCGGTTATTCCATGGCAAGTCTGAAGGCTCGGGGATGACGCTCAGTCCCGGCGACCTTGCCGAGGTAAAAGCTGCGGCCGAGGACGACATCGTGTTTTGCCCCGATTCGGGCTGCATCCTGGTGCGCTCCGCCGAGTGGAACTAG
- a CDS encoding peroxide stress protein YaaA has product MLILLPPSEGKTPAAKGPAVEWDSLSFPELNSYRTKVLDALGLVSAHEDALALLGVGASLRDDVERNTRLHAEPAAPAHQVYSGVLYDALGYKTLTPAQRRKATESILVISALWGAIGFGDRVPAYRLSMATALPDVGRLASFWKPQLTQALASQVEGELLVDCRSSTYAAAWAPPAAQTVSVNVFSESNGKRTVVSHFAKHTRGELARHLLSRRGKAPATPGQLLKAASEVWTAELTEGTARKPHSLSIILPN; this is encoded by the coding sequence GTGCTGATTCTCCTGCCACCCTCCGAAGGCAAGACCCCTGCTGCCAAGGGCCCCGCCGTCGAATGGGATTCCCTGAGCTTTCCCGAACTCAACAGCTACAGGACCAAAGTACTCGACGCCCTGGGCTTGGTCAGTGCGCACGAGGACGCACTCGCCCTGCTGGGGGTGGGCGCATCGCTGCGGGACGACGTCGAACGCAATACCCGGCTGCATGCCGAACCAGCGGCCCCGGCCCATCAGGTGTATTCCGGAGTTCTCTACGACGCGCTGGGGTACAAGACCTTGACCCCTGCGCAGCGCCGCAAAGCGACTGAGTCGATCCTCGTGATTTCCGCCCTGTGGGGCGCCATTGGCTTCGGCGACCGGGTGCCCGCCTATCGCCTTTCCATGGCCACAGCACTGCCCGACGTCGGACGCCTCGCGTCTTTCTGGAAGCCGCAGCTCACGCAGGCCCTCGCCTCGCAGGTGGAGGGCGAGCTGCTGGTGGACTGTCGCTCGAGCACCTACGCCGCGGCATGGGCTCCGCCCGCGGCGCAAACCGTCTCCGTCAACGTCTTTTCCGAGTCCAATGGCAAGCGCACTGTGGTCAGTCACTTCGCCAAGCACACCCGCGGCGAGCTGGCCCGGCATCTGTTGAGTCGTCGAGGCAAGGCTCCAGCAACGCCCGGACAACTGCTCAAGGCTGCCTCGGAAGTCTGGACCGCGGAGTTGACGGAAGGCACGGCACGCAAGCCGCACTCCCTCAGCATCATCCTCCCCAACTAG